The genomic stretch TTTCTCTCGATATGTTCGAGCCGCTTCAAAGCAATGTCACGAGATGCACCAAGGGTATTGGGATCCTCGCGAAACGGAAGTCGAACTTCAAAACGGCCAGCCTGATCACGAGTAGTGTGTTGCTCGAAGTATGCTTCacattttcgtttttcttcGCTGAGATGCTGGCTAGGGTTCACATAATCCTCAATTTCGAAAAACTTTTGCAGTTGTTGGGAGAGTGTTTCGTTGTGGGAAGTGATTAGGCAGGTGGGAGAGTTTTTCATTGATTTGCTATCCTCGTAACGGCCTGACACCACCCAGCCCAGCTTTGTGTTTTGCAAAATGGGGAAACGACCATCTACATCCAAGTTTATTCGCCCTGGTTCAAGCAAATCTAGGAAAGGTTGTAAGCCTAATAATAGACTTATTTTTCCCGGATGATGGAATTGCGGATCAGCTAGGTAGACTGAATCAGGAATTTGCCAGTCGCTAATATCAACAGGGCGTAATGGAAGGTCAGACGAAATTCGATCCAATACCGCGCATGGTATTGTAGAGCGATAGCTAGAGCATCGCGAGGCAAAGGTGACCGATGTACCCATGCTGGAATGTGAGCTGGTTGCCGATATCCCATGAAAGtctaaatcgattggtgatttTTCTATGGCTAGTCGATCGCAAAAATCCTTCCGGATGAAACTAAGATGAGAGGCGCAGTCGAGTACCGCGCGAGCAGCATGACGACGACCGTATCGATCGAAAACATCAACTGTAGCTGTTAGTAACAGCACATTCGATCCATCGAGATGATCAGTCAGGTTAAATGACGAGATAGGCGTTTGAGGCGCTACCGGGACAGTTACGTTATTTGTTGGCGGAGTGCCATTTGGTTGAAATACTGGATGAAGAAGCGTGTGGTGCATTTGGTTGCACTTTCTGCATGACCCAGACTTACACGCCTCACTGCCGTGAGACCGGAGATTTGACAAAGCTTCAACCTAGAAATCATTGCGAGGCGGTCAGATGAGCTAGCATGGAGAAACTTACCGCATTTATACGGCTGATGACCGGCTTTTGAGCAAACGCCGCACGATAATGATGGCTTATCGGTGGCCACGAGAGCGGACGAGAGTAGTTTGTGTGAGTGTCTCAGTGGTTGAGATTTCACGGGCACAGCAGTGTTGGGTTCTCGAATGCACTTTCGAGTGGATTGAGATGATTGAAGAGCAGTGAATCGATTATCTATAAACTTTAACAACGCGTCGACAGTGATGTGACTCTCTTCCATGTCCATTGTTTTTTGACTCCAAAGCTCTTTTGTTTGTTGGTCGAGCTTTTCGTAGACGAGATGAAGTAGCCAAATGTCTCGTCCTTCACGTTGAAGAGCAGCCAAAGCCCGAATCACTTCATCCGAAACATCGTGTAGGGAACGCAACCCGGCCGGGGACGATGATGTCAAAGCAGGTTGGCTCAAAAAGCGAGTAATGTGTAGGTTGGCAATTTCACGGGGTTTATAGTAGCGACTTTGCAATTTATCCAGTGCTGGTAGATAATTTGCATCTTCCACATTTAAGTGAGACACAAGCGTAGCTGCTTCACCAGCTAGGTGCGTCTTAAGAAAGTATAATTTTTGACAAGGTCGTAGTGACGGGTTTTTATGCACAGAACCACAGAAGAGGTCATAAAATGACTTCCATTCAAGGTATTTTCCGCTGAAAATTGGCAGATCCATCCTTGGAAGTCGAAGGTCCGGTAGCGGTGCGCAATCTGGCGGCGCTGTAGGTGATGGTAGGAGAGTCATCGGAGAGGAAGAGGCACCTGCATTTACAGATAATGCTTGTAGGAGTTGTGCCTGCTGCTGAACCAAGATGTCAATAACGCTCGCATTGCCGCCATTCTGCTGGTTGAGAGTTGTTCGAGTTGTTCCCAACCTTCTCTGCAGTTTTACTAAACCCTTTTTTAGCGCCAAGTACTCCTCCTCAAAGGCGATTTGGTGACTCATTGCTTCCTCATAAATGGCATCAGTTTCTGCCAAGTCCAGAATTCGTTGCTGAACGGTGAGATAAGACGACCAAACGCTGTTGAGGTTATCCAATTCCATGACGACGTCCTCTGGTTCCGCGTGCTCGGCATCTTCCAGCTTTTCTAGTGCCTTTGTGACACGTTCCATCCGTGGGGCATGAGATTTTCTCGCTCTCAGGAGTTTGTCCATCTTTACCGAAAGCAAAATGGAGATCGCGATGAATGTTCCACACGGTAATCACCGAAACTAGGCGAACTTATCGAAAGGTGTATAAATTTACCGACGGTTATTCACGCGACCGAAAACCGGAGCCAaaatccggctcgaaggaccaatTTTCGGGGGGACGATTGCCTAATAGCAATATCAAAACGATAGAAAATCGCGACGGACGGAGCAAACCAAAAAAGCGTGTGAACTAGGCGAGCTGCTGATTTCAAGAGAACTTTATTCGCTAGTGTGAGTAACAATGAGAGTATAATAAGTATTGTGATAAATGTGCAGGGTATCAAAAGATTCGAGTAGTTCCGATATGAGATTAGACGGTTGCATTTTGTCGGAGTTATTCGCCGCTCTCGTTCGTCCATAAAGAATGATTAAATTCAAAACTCACCTAGAAATGTtggaacctttgttatactaggTAAACCATATATTATGTATATTTTATTGGAGTCTGAAATAACACGGGTGAGCGAGGTTCATCATAAAATAGAGTCGCACAAAGAAACTGTGTTTACTGACTGCCAAATACTAATTCGTGATGTCCATCTATAAAGTACCGTGAATCGAGGTGAAATTATTCATCTGaaaatttgtgataaaaaatactaaccaAAAGATACTAATCTTACAAAACTAGATATTATTTACGTGTCATAAAAtgcaactattgaaaaattcacatgcctgtcaaagttaacccttgcaaaCCCGGTgcaattgaacatattttcgaaaaaatcttctaactcagtcaaaactcaatcaaatttgatcaaacaagtttctaaATAACAAAAAAGTATTGAACTTATTTAAAGCAATTTTAATTCGGGATTATTTAAGTAAAATTGGAGAAGTGagaaaagtttgataaaagctcaaaaaatgtaattttcaacaatgatcattccataccatcggaatatatatgacacattctctgcgaagccacaccaacaaaccaatttttgaaatgcatattCTAGCAATGCGAATAATTTTCCTAGATTCTATAGTATTTGAACcttccaaaaacgtaaatgtcaaatttatagtgtttaaaaaactgtagaaaactaattgcaaagttcatgtaaaataaacgaaataacaagcgtttttggttacatatttttgaaatggttacaaatgatcaggagtatgtatttataatacattttttatattatatgactgtgaaataagtgctttattcgatgtctaaagggttttgaagtgaaatttcaaatatgttgatCTTAGGCCAATATGACAACAGGGGTAAtttagcgttgtaacgtcacgaaaaaagtacagttttttaCTTCATGGGAACTCCTTACGTTCAATCaaagtaatattttgttttttctttataCTCAAtaatacctttaatttgatactGAAAGATCGCATCTAGGTTGAATACAACTTGAGTTACAACAAGGTTTAgtttgcgttgtaacgtcacgaaattttTCTCTCCCCTTCTATAACATTcgtctatgtttaaaaacataATTGATGCGTCTTAATTAGTTCACGTTATATCTGTCATATAACagagaataaattttgtaaaatggattaatgtttttaattattaaactgtGGGTCATCGATGAGTAACGCTACATTCTAaaccctaaattaatccacctagcggtcagacccagcctttctcattcaattttttattcgtaaaaatagatttacatgaacgcttcaatccaataaatgtatattcactctttaggttctaaaatattgatgttgtaatctttacatataaaaatgcagtcaggtctgtctgtctgtctgatccatataggcccgaaaactaccgaaccaatcgacgtgaaaatttgtatgtaggagttttttgtgccgataaaggttcctatgatagtttgagaccccttcctcttctggaagggaggggtcccatacaaatgaaacataaatttctgcacaactcaagaacaaaccaagcaaatgaaaccgaatttggcatgtggatgttttaaggggtaaataatatgtccataatagttggatgaaacacaaatttgtgcacatctcgagaactaatcaactaaatggaaccttaTTGGCAggggaatgtttttagtggtaacaaatatgttccataatcgtcctcagacaacattttggattgtaagatggcaacttccggtttctggaaaacagccaaaaatggccgatttccacccaatataacaatatccggatctagaataatacacaggagctcaaatcgactacagatagcattttaaattctaagatggcgacttacggtttctgaaaacagcagaaaatgaccaaataccacccaatatgagtttttctttaaccagtatgccgttcaaaatccagaaattgtctccaaatgccattatgaaatccaaaatggcgacttccggtgtcggaaaaacagcggcaaacgaccaaataccacccaatacgggtattttcggaaccgtaatgatgcactggagccacaaatcgacttcagacaacattttgaattgtaagatggcaacttccggtttctggaatacagcctgaaatggacgattcctattaaatattagtatttctgaaaCCAGGAAGATGCAcataagctaaaaatttatcacagacacaatcttgaattttaagatggtgacttccggtgtctggcaaacagccggaaatgaccaaataccattcaatatgaatgttttcggaaccagaattacgcccagatgacagaaattgatttcacaggcaattttaaagtccaaaatgacgactttcggcttctgaaaaatagTCCaatgtgaccaaatatcacccaatatgagtttttctttaaccagtatcctaaataccattttgaaatccaagatggcgactaccggtttgtgaaaaacagcctaaaataaacaaatactatccagtATGAGTATctatggaaccagaatgatgcaaggagctaacaattgacctcaggcaccattttgaattgctaaatggcaacttatgggcaacagtcggaaatgaccaaataatactcaatatgtaTATATTCGTAAACGTGattatgcatagaaaccaaacattgaccctggacactattttgaatttgaagacgaccacttttagtttctggaaaacaaccaaaaatacctcccaatatgggtatttccggtttcagattgatgccagaaagtctgctgataatgacagaataccacccaatatgaatatatttagaattaaggcgatgtacagaagccaaaagacgaggatgttgtcatttcgataaaaccaatcatttcaaacgatttgttacttgactttgatcatatcctatggccaattcgttgtgcatttgcagacttcaaacaaaccgcaaggaatcaatgaacttggaacgttc from Wyeomyia smithii strain HCP4-BCI-WySm-NY-G18 chromosome 3, ASM2978416v1, whole genome shotgun sequence encodes the following:
- the LOC129729140 gene encoding uncharacterized protein LOC129729140 yields the protein MDKLLRARKSHAPRMERVTKALEKLEDAEHAEPEDVVMELDNLNSVWSSYLTVQQRILDLAETDAIYEEAMSHQIAFEEEYLALKKGLVKLQRRLGTTRTTLNQQNGGNASVIDILVQQQAQLLQALSVNAGASSSPMTLLPSPTAPPDCAPLPDLRLPRMDLPIFSGKYLEWKSFYDLFCGSVHKNPSLRPCQKLYFLKTHLAGEAATLVSHLNVEDANYLPALDKLQSRYYKPREIANLHITRFLSQPALTSSSPAGLRSLHDVSDEVIRALAALQREGRDIWLLHLVYEKLDQQTKELWSQKTMDMEESHITVDALLKFIDNRFTALQSSQSTRKCIREPNTAVPVKSQPLRHSHKLLSSALVATDKPSLSCGVCSKAGHQPYKCVFQPNGTPPTNNVTVPVAPQTPISSFNLTDHLDGSNVLLLTATVDVFDRYGRRHAARAVLDCASHLSFIRKDFCDRLAIEKSPIDLDFHGISATSSHSSMGTSVTFASRCSSYRSTIPCAVLDRISSDLPLRPVDISDWQIPDSVYLADPQFHHPGKISLLLGLQPFLDLLEPGRINLDVDGRFPILQNTKLGWVVSGRYEDSKSMKNSPTCLITSHNETLSQQLQKFFEIEDYVNPSQHLSEEKRKCEAYFEQHTTRDQAGRFEVRLPFREDPNTLGASRDIALKRLEHIERKLIKSPQLKVNYHAFLKEYLYAGHMSLAEISAPKGAVYLPHHCVLKETSSTTKCRVVFDASSKTASGKSLNDVLMTGPVLQDSLVNILLRFRTPAIALTGAVRQMYRMVKVAAADCNYQRILWRWNEKDPVDEYTLNTVTYGTKSASYLATKCVQQLLSNIAESDPDTFQKASMGIYVDDILTGADSPEEARQLRQQLSEIFSMGGFHLRKWASNHSSALEGVPEADLEVKIPIELHGSDTIKALGIHWQPCSDEFTFWYQPSKSFQPTKRIILSHIASLFDPLGLLAPIIVMAKLVMRKLWELKVDCDTTPPGELINDWLIFAQNLSSLNSFQVPRRVIDARKPVKLYLHGYSDASEKAMGA